In Cystobacter fuscus DSM 2262, the following are encoded in one genomic region:
- a CDS encoding DUF6891 domain-containing protein, producing MSDDDSREHLLARVECAVRGGFEDEEELLEELEQWVEDELGESDSALVETLDAHARKLFQAQRVREAGWSEPTLNDAIDNAFEELNGRGVVALQNAGYTMSEGWSDVNEVASYQDTPPRGAVFFHGQDLERGVAGEGLMLAFGAYEEDAAKHEAASLAIAREVCEVLGRHGVRTEWNGSVGERIRIPPFEWRKRQWTQVARA from the coding sequence ATGAGCGACGATGATTCCCGCGAGCACCTGCTCGCCCGCGTCGAGTGCGCGGTGCGCGGCGGCTTCGAGGACGAAGAGGAGCTGCTCGAGGAGCTCGAGCAGTGGGTGGAGGACGAGCTGGGCGAGTCCGACAGTGCACTGGTGGAGACGCTGGACGCGCACGCCCGGAAGCTCTTCCAGGCGCAGCGCGTCCGGGAGGCGGGCTGGAGCGAGCCGACGCTCAACGACGCCATCGACAACGCCTTCGAGGAGCTGAACGGGCGCGGCGTCGTCGCGCTGCAGAACGCGGGCTACACGATGTCCGAGGGCTGGTCCGACGTGAATGAGGTCGCCAGCTACCAGGACACGCCGCCGCGCGGAGCGGTCTTCTTCCATGGCCAGGACCTGGAGCGAGGCGTCGCGGGCGAGGGGCTGATGCTGGCCTTCGGCGCCTACGAGGAAGACGCCGCGAAGCACGAGGCCGCGAGCCTCGCCATCGCTCGCGAGGTGTGCGAGGTGCTCGGACGCCACGGGGTGAGGACGGAGTGGAACGGCTCCGTCGGGGAGCGCATCCGGATTCCTCCCTTCGAGTGGCGCAAGCGCCAGTGGACCCAGGTGGCCCGCGCCTGA